The Sulfolobus acidocaldarius DSM 639 genome has a window encoding:
- a CDS encoding 50S ribosomal protein L34e: MPSPQQRSGSFRKVFVKLPSGKSTIHYERRKDNIARCGMCKKPLNGVKNNYTYKYSKTEKRPERVYGGYLCHKCLESLIKMTIRGIS, from the coding sequence ATGCCTTCACCACAACAAAGATCAGGGTCATTTAGGAAAGTCTTTGTTAAGCTACCCTCTGGGAAATCAACGATACATTATGAAAGAAGAAAAGACAATATTGCACGCTGTGGTATGTGTAAGAAACCATTAAATGGCGTGAAAAATAATTATACGTATAAATATAGCAAGACGGAGAAAAGACCAGAAAGGGTTTATGGCGGATACTTATGTCATAAATGCCTAGAATCTCTAATTAAAATGACTATAAGAGGGATTTCATGA
- the cedA1 gene encoding DNA import protein CedA1 — MTLVTFIENLTSTVTEIGWSLFILAWAIGWALRGSPIPIFRIKRGGQDLLEDAIIAAFFLAIGSTIFYLISYIASQVS; from the coding sequence ATGACCCTTGTAACCTTTATTGAAAATTTAACAAGTACAGTTACAGAGATAGGTTGGAGTTTATTTATATTGGCATGGGCTATAGGTTGGGCTCTTAGAGGATCGCCTATACCTATTTTCAGGATAAAAAGAGGAGGACAAGACTTATTAGAAGACGCTATAATAGCTGCGTTCTTTCTCGCAATAGGAAGTACGATATTCTATCTAATATCTTATATAGCTTCTCAGGTGTCATGA
- the cmk gene encoding (d)CMP kinase yields the protein MKIIISGPPGSGKSSVAKILSSKLSIKYVSAGLIFRDLAKRMNIDIVKLNKLAEDDFEIDKKIDLEMFKLIKSQDNVIIESHIGGWLFHNLSDLSIYLRAPLDVRAKRIASRDHISEDEAIIQIIKRERSHRERFLRYYGIDILDLSVFDLVINTSYLLPEDVADIILGVISRKNLHSALSH from the coding sequence ATGAAAATTATAATAAGTGGTCCGCCTGGTAGCGGTAAATCTTCTGTAGCAAAAATATTATCATCAAAGCTTTCAATTAAATACGTATCAGCGGGTTTAATTTTTAGAGATCTAGCTAAGCGGATGAACATAGATATTGTAAAATTAAATAAGTTAGCTGAAGACGATTTCGAAATAGATAAAAAAATAGATTTAGAGATGTTCAAATTAATTAAAAGTCAAGACAATGTAATAATCGAGTCCCATATAGGAGGTTGGTTGTTTCATAATCTATCTGATCTCTCTATATATTTAAGGGCTCCTCTTGATGTTAGAGCCAAGAGAATAGCTAGCAGAGATCATATTTCTGAAGACGAGGCAATAATTCAAATTATAAAACGTGAGAGGAGTCATAGGGAAAGGTTTTTGAGATATTATGGTATAGACATATTAGACTTGTCGGTTTTCGACCTAGTAATAAATACAAGCTACTTATTACCGGAGGATGTTGCAGATATCATATTAGGAGTTATCTCACGTAAAAACTTACACTCGGCTCTGTCCCATTGA
- a CDS encoding adenylate kinase, producing the protein MKIGIVTGIPGVGKSTVLAKVKEILDNQGINNKIINYGDFMLATALKLGYAKDRDEMRKLSVEKQKKLQIDAAKGIAEEARAGGEGYLFIDTHAVIRTPSGYLPGLPSYVITEINPSVIFLLEADPKIILSRQKRDTTRNRNDYSDESVILETINFARYAATASAVLAGSTVKVIVNVEGDPSIAANEIIRSMK; encoded by the coding sequence ATGAAGATTGGTATTGTAACTGGAATTCCTGGTGTAGGGAAAAGTACTGTCTTGGCTAAAGTTAAAGAGATATTGGATAATCAAGGTATAAATAACAAGATCATAAATTATGGAGATTTTATGTTAGCAACAGCATTAAAATTAGGCTATGCTAAAGATAGAGACGAAATGAGAAAATTATCTGTAGAAAAGCAGAAGAAATTGCAGATTGATGCGGCTAAAGGTATAGCTGAAGAGGCAAGAGCAGGTGGAGAAGGATATCTGTTCATAGATACGCATGCTGTGATACGTACACCCTCTGGATATTTACCTGGTTTACCGTCATATGTAATTACAGAAATAAATCCGTCTGTTATCTTTTTACTGGAAGCTGATCCTAAGATAATATTATCAAGGCAAAAGAGAGATACAACAAGGAATAGAAATGATTATAGTGACGAATCAGTTATATTAGAAACCATAAACTTCGCTAGATATGCAGCTACTGCTTCTGCAGTATTAGCCGGTTCTACTGTTAAGGTAATTGTAAACGTGGAAGGAGATCCTAGTATAGCAGCTAATGAGATAATAAGGTCTATGAAGTAA